Part of the Diceros bicornis minor isolate mBicDic1 chromosome 2, mDicBic1.mat.cur, whole genome shotgun sequence genome is shown below.
TTGGGTTgacaagaaattaataaaacataacACATAATGTAAaagggcatttaaaaatatttctagacaTACATGATATGGCAAAGGTCGATAAATACATTACAGTTAAacaacaaaatactttaaaataaagaatagtaTATGTTTGGCTAATTCACCTTACCGGAGGTATAACATAACTCCTTTGTTCCCCAGCGGGCCACTGAGGTGgcatcttaaaaaaacaaagggaaataattatttaaatattcttatgCATTTTCACAAAGACATGAGATACTCAATGTTGAGGTATTTGTCATGCTGGCTCTTTGAACCtgttataataaaataaacagaatggaagaaaaaagtACTTTATGTTTCTAATATGTGAGGGTTTTATTGTTACTTTCATATATAAACCCacttttttctcaattttctggAGTTGGCTTTCAGGAAAACTCAAGGATAGTCGTTCTCTGAATTTATTGCCATAGATGTGGTCCTATCTATGGGCAGAAATTCAGAGAATGCCTATCTTGTAGTAGTTAGCTAAAATAAACACTATCCAATATAACTGGAATTCAATGATCTAAGAATTGAGTAATCATTTTATTTCAACCCATCTCCCTAGAAAAATTTATGAAAGTTAGCCTGGACGTTTCAGCTATTTGACAGCGAAGATGGAAGAATACAAGAAGGGAACATCAAATCTTACAAGACAGTATAAGAGAAAACTTCTTGCTAAGTATATTCCTGTCAAAATATCATTcccttatttctaaataatataaaGGCCTTCATTCTAGATTCtaagtttttcttaaattttaggcACACTCAACCAGTTTAAATGACAAACTATTAGgggaatttatataaataaaggtctcaataatattccaaaggaaatcattttgttcTCTCTTAAATTACCTGATAATTATATACAGGCAGCTGATATCCAGTGATGACCTGAACTGGTGAACTTGGATAAGGAGGATATGCCTGAAAATAAAGTTTACAGAAAAAATGGATTAacaaggtaaatttttaaaaattagagaaggAATATTATTCCCAATATAACAAAAACACGCGAAGAAATCttcattatttttgtatatacaaCGCAGGATTCTATTTAAGTGACTGGcttcatgaagaaaaaaatactctTTGTCAAATGTTAGCCTtttgggcagggagaaggaagggaTAAATAGGGAAGTGACTGATTTTGCCAGCACAGGTTTatcttatttgtatatttatcccCACCCTGAAGTTCTTTCTTGCACTGGTGATAAAACTCCTTTAGGATAGATTTCCATGTTAAAGTTATATTAACACATCTgctatttctttgtaaaaatacTTTTAGGCAGTTTTGTGTTCCTTTGACAATATAATAGGGTAATGTATAGTCAATGTATAGTCTTTCTACAGACTTTATGGCTCTTTCTGtattttacttctaaaagttAAGGGCCATATATAACCCCAACCTGGAAAAGAGACAGTACAATGTCTTACATCTTTCAGTAAATATTGATTGAAAAAAATCTAGGTAGTAACATTCATGAACACACCCAGAATAGGTAATAGCTCACAGTATACATTAGGAACAAGTGGGGCTTTTCTTCTAGCCATGTTCAAAgcaagaaaaataggaaaagatataCCCTACACTTCAGATACACGAAAAATGTAAACACAGGAGACAGACTGCAGACTATTTCactattattttgtttctttcttttcccgcaaataaaatgtctttcaaactaaagaaagtaaaatgaacTAAGAACAACATAAACGTTATTTATCATCAACAGGAGATAGTAAGTATTCCAAATCCCACTTCAAATATTAAAGTAACCAGGACCAGACAAATTATATGCCAGAAACACAGAGAATTTACAAATATAGTTAAGTGATCAGAAAATCTATCCATTCTAGAACCAGAATACATCCAGAAGTCAGCAATCCATATGAGGAAGCATCTGGAAATCACTGCAAACACAGAATAGCTAGAAGAACTGCTAACCTGAGAGAAGAATAAACCAGGCAGACACATGAAGAAAGCTGCCTTCAAATATTTAAGGAGTTATCgtatgggggaaaaaagggaagaaatacaTTGTATGTGGCTACAGACGTCAGTTCTAAGATAAAGACTTCCTAGCTATACAGAAGCAGATTTTAGCTTAGTATAAGGAATAATGCTAAGAATGACAGATTTCTAACAAAAGTAATAAACTTTCCATCACTCAAAGTATTCAAACAGGGACAGTATTATCACTTATTATGGAAATTGTGGATATAATTCCACAGAGGGTTAAAATGTGAGACTGGGTTACTTTTAGGGTGCCCCCATCTGTAAGTCTCAAATactataataaatgaaaaaacagaaacgTAGGTAATTCTTACCTGAACGTACTGAGTTATAGGATTCATCATGGTTGGAGGCTGCATATAAGTTTCAGTGTTTGGATTACTCCAGACACTCTGAAAttgtggtggaggaggaggattaAAAACCAAAGGACGTGGCTGCACATGATAAGCacctttttaaagaataaaaagaaaacaaaacttattTTTAGTTCTCTGAAAAGCTTCGTGTGTCAACAACAACAATTCCTTTCTTTACTCACATAAATTTTGTTTCCTGATTGCAGGGCCCAGTTTCAGCTTTTTACCATGGAAATTTATTTGTGACTGAAAATAAAACagtacaaaattaaaatcaatttcCAAGTCTTTACTTCCAAGACTTTGGTAAACATCCCAAGTCCTCTAAAATTCCTACTATCAGAGAAGATCAGTGGTAAGAACATACCAAATCAAAATTTATCAGCATGAAGCTACCTTACCTACCCTCAGTACTCTAGTCAAGCGTCACAAGGTGTCTCAGAATTTGACCCAAAACCTTTACACTCTGTCTTTAACCTTTCCTATCACTAGTTCATGAAGCTAGATGCCCAATCAAAAATAAAcagtttctggggccagccccagtggcctagtggttaagtttggtgcactctgcttcagtggcctgggtttggttctcaggcacagacctacatcactcatcagtggccatgctgtggcggcaacccacgtacaaaatagagaaagactggcaacagatgttagctcagggtgaatcttcctcaagcaaaaaaaaggaagattgccaacagatgttagctcagggtgactgttcctcagcaaaaaaaacccaaagccaTCTTCTGACAAATTATATAAGATTACTCTAAGTCTGAGTTTCAAACAGGAAGTCTAcctatttctatattttatacaaGACTGAGTACATATTCAGGACTCAAACAACATTAAACATTGCATCCATAAACTAATTAAGAGATTTTTCCATAAGATTACTTACTTCTACTATCTTCTGCACATCCACGTcattataaaatgaaacaaatccATAGCTAGAAAGGCAGATAAATGAAGTATAAAATCACCACTATAACAGTACATGGTTTAAAACTTCTAGTATTCTATGAAATAATTGACAGAGTGATAAtgataaaagatgaaaaatatactgAGATAACTATCTGTAAGATGTACATGACAGATCCTCTATAAATATtactgctttttgttttcttaccttGATCTACGTCAGAATGCACTAAGATTAAAGATAGTGTGGGAACCTCAATCATTAACAGAAAATTCATACCTACGAACCTGAATTTAATTTATTATCTATGGTAAGATGGTTAAAATTTAAGATATTGTGAAATGTGAGAAGAAAACAATTCTTTGATAAAACTGGTTAATCCACTTATGTGAAATAAATAAAGATgggaaatatttaaatacaaacacttaggaaaatgattaaataaaagagCTGGCAGCAAACTTTTATCCTCTACATGAAAGAAATTAACAAAGCAACAAATTTCATTTATACAAGTATAAGACTACCAGTTCTGAATTCTTCTTCTCTGACACTCTACAGATGCTATAGTTTAGACACTTTTTACAATTTATACTGAACATATGTTTTACTCACCCTTTGGACACACCAGTTCGATCTGTGATTATCTTCACTTCTTTTACTGAACCATATTTAGCAAAGAAACTTCTAATTTCAGTTTCATCCATCTAGAGAGAAGAATTTGACTTCAAGAGTAAAAACTCAGcattcaaaatttttaattacaCTATAAAAAAAGTTTGATGCTGTGGAAGTATCTCCCCCCAGTATCCCAAAACTACCCATAGCTCTTTGTCAAAGGTCTTTTTAGTCCCTATAGATTAAATGTAAAACCAATTCCAAACCAGCATGAAGCACAAAAAAACTTTATGTTTGCAATAGGGCCAAAATCCTAttattcacaaaatatttttaaaataaatgaaatatgaatACAATACCCTAACATCAATTCCACCAACAAA
Proteins encoded:
- the DAZL gene encoding deleted in azoospermia-like; this translates as MSAANPEAPNSTISREASTQSSSATTSQGYVLPEGKIMPNTVFVGGIDVRMDETEIRSFFAKYGSVKEVKIITDRTGVSKGYGFVSFYNDVDVQKIVESQINFHGKKLKLGPAIRKQNLCAYHVQPRPLVFNPPPPPQFQSVWSNPNTETYMQPPTMMNPITQYVQAYPPYPSSPVQVITGYQLPVYNYQMPPQWPAGEQRSYVIPPAYTAVNYHCNEVDPGAEVLPSECSVHEAAPSSGNGPQKKSVDRSIQTVVSCLFNPENRLRNSVVTQDDYFKDKRVHHFRRSRAVLKSV